In Anopheles ziemanni chromosome X, idAnoZiCoDA_A2_x.2, whole genome shotgun sequence, the genomic window GTGTTTCCCTTTTGTCCTCCGCCAAGGGAGAAGCTACCACATGACGGGACTGGGTACGttccaaaactgccaaaaAATACCGTAGCACCTCAGGAGATCAATTCGGCCGTAATTTAACCCATACGACATTGGGATACCCATTCCGGTACGTGTTTCGATTCAAGCCGACCGAATACCTAAATTATTAAGTCGAGTTCGGCTATATGTGGGTTCCCTTTTCTTCTCTCGTAAGCTTTCTCCTCCTTTCACCTGCCTGATCAGTCGGGCATTTTTCGGGCGAAGGTCGGGTTGGGTACCCTCACTGAAATATAAATTGTATACTGCCCCTTTGGTTCCCTTCGTACACTAACTTAATAATCTAGCACCCATCCGAACATGATCGATCTCACCGGTGCACGCTACGTCGCCATCAAAAAAAGAGGGAACGAGAGCGCGAAATCGCTCCCACTCCGATATCTAAAATCtatccccccccctccactcCCTCGAGCGGTAGGATGCGAAAAGTTGACCTAAGTTGTGGACCCAATGATGAACTAAAAaatggagagagaaaaaaacaagatggTGGTTGCCACGGTCGTAAATACGGTTCGGCTGTGTTTTAATCTTTCCAATCTTTTAACGCCCCCCGGGACGGTGTCGGTTCGGTCCCCATCCAGAGGTCGGTAGCGGTAGTGCTACCGTGTTAGTTCGAGCCCACCGATCTGCCTGACCTTAGAGAGGCGGCTCAGGATACGACCAACTTTTTTGGTTACTTTAGTATGCAATCATAAATAATCCTGCCCGGCCCTGCGCCtccaccatcaccaacctcaAGCCTCGACCTAGGAACAGTGTGAAAAGAGGACGCTTGGGCTATGAACACCACATCCACTCCACTCGCTCAATGTGTGAACGGTTTCCAACGGtggatttgttgtttttttcctttttcctatgTTCACtacctttgtgtgtgtgtgtgtgtggctcgAGCCTTTTAAATAGTTGATTTCGAACTTTACTCTCTGTGGATATCGCTCTGTGACCTAACCGCGCTGTGGCTGTAGAGTCAATGCTAGAGCCCAGCAGGTACATGCAATAAAGGTGAGTCGTTAAAAACGACAAGCGAATGGGCTCCCGATTAGCCCGAAGGTGGTAGGAGCCTATAAAACAGCCACCAAGAAGGACGTCACTTACTCGATGGCAGGAGTGTACACTGTAGCCTCACTGTCGACTCGAACTTGAGGAGGCAAGAGGCCTCACCCTAACCTTACTTTTGCGCTTTAGTTAAACGAATGTACAAAGTCGAAAAGTTCAATCCCAAAGTCGTCATATATCGTTGATAATCAAACGGGTATATCTATTAATCGGCATTGAAAGTCATTACAGAGCTTAAATCGCAATCTTTGAACTATACTTACCGCTCGCGATTCGACCGGAGCAGCGCAGCCGATGATGGCGATCGTAAAGGCGACTGCACAGAGCAGCTTCGACATCTTGGGTGCGGTGAGTACCATCACAGCCTTGGGTAAACCTCGGCCACAGTTACTGTTTCGGCTATACGCCCttgatttctgttttctttcgttgcaGTCAATAAGTTCAACTGTTGTATGGTAATTCCTGCCtttgaaatggtttcaaacaaaacattaacacTCTTAACACATTTTTTGGGGAACCTCCTAATTCAAACAGCTTGAACCAAAAATGTTTGAGACAAGAACCTACTAGGTTATGTTCTAGGTCATCTTCTAGAGATGAAGCAAACATGGCATACTTCCAATCTGAAGCAGTTCGTTTCTTGATATCTTCCTCTAAACTCGATCATCTAGCAAATAGACTTCAACCTGTTAAGGCACAACACATGCACCAAGGGAAGCATGGATGGAGAGTTCTTGAAGAAGGAACTTaccgaaaccaaaaaaaaaaaatacaacaagaaATATATTCAAACTTCTTGAGGGCAGCAAAGTATCCTCGAGATAATTTGTTTCGAGATGTTGGACGCCAAAGGCTAGAGACCCCAAGTGAGGGGTTTTTGTGAGGAATGGAGGAAACAGGGGTTTTCTGAAAGGGTGCGTCGACACACGTTTACTGAAGACTATCGGTAACGCTGCGCCTTTATTTGCAATCAACTGTACCCTCGGAGGACCTGCACTATATAGCCGGCTATACAGGATGAGTGTGCAAAATGTTCCTGGAGTTCAATCTCTTGAAGGATTCACACGTGTTCACTCGAAAGCCGTAACCCTTATCTGGAAGAGGAAGTTTGCAAGAGTCGGTGCGGCGTAACAAGTGTACCGTTCGATTGGAGGCCGCAACGTTATTTACGTAACCCCCTTAAGGACAATCTGGGCTGCTTCCTTCTTTGATGCGGTTTGTTGCCACACGCTACAAGTCCTCAACCCCGTTTGAAGCCCCTTCCTAGAAAGCACAGAACGGTTGATTGTTGTTCGATTGAAATGGAGGACCTCCCTGCGGGGTGgccgttttgtttctctttccctctctctctctctctctctctctccgcaAGGGTTGCGCTAAGGGTGCGGGGGTGTTTTATCAAGGGAAGgggcagcaaaacaaaaatgccgGCCCGATGAGAACACCTCCCCCGAGGGCACGGCGTACGATTTGCTGCGTTTAGGCTATACACGCGGTCCTTATCCGGTGCTAACGCACGCACAGTCAtaacactcgcacacacacacacacaccacacgcCTTCGCACAAACACTCTATTACCCAGTGCTCACGGGATATGGCGTTCACAGACTGGTTCCAACAGCGTGGCTCTGCTCCGAGTTCCGTACCGTACCGAGTGCTCCGATAGAGTGATGTCCTGCCCAGCGCCACCGCATCCTTTTGGCATACTCTGGGCACGATGCGGAGACCCGAAAGGATCCAGCCCGGTCCGAAGCAAGCCCGAACATCGCGGCACGAGTCACGGGAATGTTGTGGGTGCGAGTGAAACAGCCGCACTGCGCGAGGATGACTGGATGAGTCCATCTCGCTTGCAGAACCCTAGAAACACCGGAGATGCATTTTGGCACGAAATACATCTCTATCCTTGCTATATTTTTTTAGTGCGCAAGTCCCCGGAAGACATGCTTTGGAATAAAAGTTTACTTCAGACAATCCGAAATAGACCGAGAGCTAAAATTGTGTAATTCTGGCTCAAATTCATAaatcccaaagattcatgaaaattaaaagaacaGAAACAAAGAATGGGTAGAGAGACACCCCCTTTTTCTTTGGTCGCATGATCCACggcaatgaaagaatcatcaAGATTCGtaaaagatccatgaaagattcataaagcttcattaaggtttcgtaTAATTTATcaacgtttgaagattcgaatcgcaAAAGATTCGTGAATTAATCTGATTGAATATTtgaaggtgaaagattcatatgaatgaatcccGCCTGAAGATTCATAAGGAACAACACTAACGAGAacgcaaaattttcaaatagaTGAAGAGCCAATTAAAAAAACTTCCGTTCAAAATCAATGTTATCTAAGAATTCTTTAACCGAATATGAAATTATGGAAAAATACTACGAGATCAAATTCAATCCGTTAATTAAACCAAACTATGGATAACTTGCCTCATGAAATTATGTATTTCGCAGAGTGAAATTCACCGCGTACAACAATTCGCTCCAGCAGCCATAGGTTAAAGCAACGTAGCTGACCTGTTTAGGGCAACGACGGTGCGAACTCATGCTTCGGTAGATAACGTGCTACTTCGGGTTGCGCCTCGGCGACCGAGTACCAACAATTCTTTAGTTCACCTCAACGACAGAGAAGCGTAACACGAATGCTTACCTTCAtttcagtaaaaaaaaggaaacgttcCTACATTCGCAAAACTATAAGGAAATAAATGGTGTTGAGTGGAACGTGGGGACATTTTCATATTAATATAAAGGGATGCACATTCAAAGATATGCTTGACATTTGATCGCTTGACTTCATTCATCTTGTAAGTAATTGCTTGTCGCTGACtgttttcaaatttcattACTCAAGCAAAGTTAAGTCAGCTTATTGTTTCCAAAATACTACACAAACATAACGCTTAATTTCAAGAGTGGGTGTTTAACCCTCCATCCACACAACGCAGTTgaggtaaaaaagaaaagcaaatcgTAAAAGCACGAAAACAACGAGaatacaatacaatttttcttcccaaccaaatacaatttaagtaaaagagcgagagaaaggTGGAAAGAAAGATATAGATAAGATAAGTACCCTTCGTAAGTATGTGAAAAGCGTATCGCACGTTTATTTAAGCGAAATACAATTGCGAAAATTGAACTTACAAATTAAATCGACTCAAACTGATAGATGCAATATCGTTTcgttctttcattttcttgaaTTATAATTTGTAAACGTAATTGGAAGcaagatagcaaaaaaaacaaaaataaaaggtaGCAATTAATGGCACTGGGCCTAAATAGAGCATTTTTCCATCAAGCTTCTTCtgagtgtatgcgtgtgtaCTGCAAAGTTAATCAATTAAATAACCGTTCGCTCGTTGTATGATGTACCAGCTCATAGATTAATTCATACTCCCATCGGTCCGCCTACCTCCCCCGGCTGATGATCGTACTTGTAAACAAGCTGTTTGTACTACTACTATATATTTGCCCCTCTTCAACGCGTGAGTGTTTcgtaaaatcaattaaataaaaatgcgaTTTCAGTAAGTAAAATAATTCATCTACCCTTATGTTCTAGGTTTGATCCACCAAAAGAACAGCTCCGAGCACGGGGCATATCGAATGAAGTAAACGGGATGAAGTGGAGGTACGCTAGCGAATAGCTGCAGGCGTGAAGGGAAAAACCGCGCCATAAAACTACAACGGAAAGAAGGGTATACGGTGTAACACTCAAGCGACACGACCTCGGACGCCGACGATCAACGATCGCAGAGGGGTCGCTGCTGCCGGTTTGGCTAAAAGCGGTACAGAATCTGATCTGAACAACAACCAGCTGCCTGTCACATTGAATAGCACTGATGTGTGGGTTTGCCGGTTGGGCCTAGCAGCTGCCGGGACGAGCGAAGGGTGGATGCGGGCCATTAGTTGTGCGCGATCGGGATCATCGTCTCGCCGGCGGTGAGGGCCTGGGGCGGCAGCGGGGCGTCCACCGTCAGCACACCGTCCTTGCTCAGCGACGACTTGATCAGCTCCGGGTTGCATCCCTTTGGCAGCAGGAACTCCCGGTTGTATTCCCTGTACACCGACTTGGTGTCGGTCTTCTCCTCGTGCGTCGCGTGCACCAGCAGCTTGTTGTCCACCGTTTTGACCACGATCTCCTCCGGCGCGTACTGACTAACGTCGAAGCGCAGCTTGAGTACTTTGTTGTCGCCATCCTCCtacaaggaaaaaaagggaatccATTAATAAATGCGACAACACAAAATAGAACTACCGATGGCCGGTAGTTCCAGTGCCTTACAGCTATACGTTACCTGAATCAGTGGCGAGCTAATATCGGACGCACTTTGCGCCTGCGGTTGCTTCAGTGAGCTACCGGCGTTGGATGTCGTGGAGCTAAAAATGGATACAACAACAAAGCCATTAGTCTCACTGCACTCGCCAGTAATCGTTTCAGAAGAAACCCTAGCGAAAAGCGCTTCGATCGCTAAAGGCGAAACAAAACGGGATGGATAAAACGGAATTAGCGAACACAGACTAGAAATGTcaacagaaaaaggaaaagatgtTCGATGCTAGGCGATAACGAAACGACGACCCCAGAAGATAGAAAGATAACAACCGGGCGAACCGATGGGTTTGCCTTTTtagcaaatggaaaatgttacaTGCACTTATTCCACTCCACATGCGAAATTTATCtagcaaatatatttttcaccgAAACTACCTAAGTCAAGTATACTATTAACAATATGATTAAAAGAAATGTCATACGGAACCAAATTAAAACtagtttcatttcaacgaaCTAAATGTTAGAAACaaatttttgctttattttcttcagAACAACCGAAACGTTCACGTCCGTACAAATTCTTTTATAATCCCGGGTTTAGCACAAATGTAATTCCTGAATGCTTCAGATCTATTGCAAAGAGAACAAATTTTGGTTGGTTCAATCGAACAATCAAAACTAATGCTTTCTTTGCTATGAAAATGATCGCTATGTTTAACTcgattaataacttttttctgctcttcattacaattttttaattttaatcctAAACCGCAAAAGTGTTGGGCAAAGGAAACGTGCCTTTTGTAGTAATTTTTACCTCgagcctttttttatttggccATCTCACATAATCTGTTGGCAAGaaatttaacataaaaaaaattgaaggaCAAAACTCTTTTAatcgaaagagaaaaacaaacagcttcATTAGAGAATGAAGTTTTCTGACCGAccttcattctttttcttttataagaTCAGAAAGTAAGACATAAACCGGAAGAGAGTTGAGAAACGTGTTGTTTCAACAAAAGAGGTGTGCTTCGAATTAGTCTATCGATTTGTTTCTTGTCCTACCGATTGCAGTTTTTTAGTTGTCCATAAAGTAACATGGAAGTATGCAACTATTGGCTCCAAGGAAGGCAGATAAAAGGCCCTAATTAAAACACTCAAAAGTATACCATCATTTTGTTCAGATGTTACTGTTAATGATTGTACTTCAAAACCAATTCAAACCTACGGCTTGTGGACAGTCAaccttcgggcaaacaccaacacaaaacGCGATGTAAACCGGCATACGGCATCGGTTGAAGGTTAATGATGGTGATCCTAGACCATGAAAGGAAAGAAACCGTGAGTTTGATTCAAGGTGGTgtcgctttttttcttttgaagcGCCCAAAACGCGCACACGCCAACAATGTGGCGGTGCTAGAATGGATGCCAGCAAGATCGACAACGATCGACAACGCGCAATAGGCGTTATTTACTTTACCGATTTGAAAATGCAACGGGAGTGACGTGTACACCCgtacgcgtttttttttttctgttcccgTGCTGTGTAGTTTTTAACAGCTCCCGAACAACAAGTgcacacatcatcatcatcaacaacatccactGCCGCCGCTTCTCGACACACTGCTGGCACGTCAATATTTACGCAAGCATCGGACGGACCCGGGTAGGACATTGGGGAAATGGCATTGGAATGAGtgaggttggtttttttttctaacaccAACGCCAAGAGGCCGATCGAGCACGCAACACCCTTAGGCTACCGGGACGGGGAGCCGCGTTCAGTCATCGGCCGATGTAATGCTGGGTCGACCACCACCGGAGGCCCTCCTGCACTAGGGGCGAGTTACCacaaatggaacgaaaaagaagGTGAATCGGTTTCGGAAAAGCAATAACAGCGCGCGCGCTACCAGCGACAAATAAGGCAACGGCACCGGGGGCTAGCTAGCTGTTCCGCCATCAGCGATACTACGCGGTGCCCTCGGTGGCACCCACACACGACACCGCGCGTGCCATTCGGAATAGAGAATCTCTTCCAGTGACGGAACCAGCGAACGATGACATCATCGGCCGTTCATCCGCCCCCGCGTCACCCGTGTCCGGCATCCGAATGTTTGATTTGTACGACGACGGCGGCCGGTGGTTGTGCCTTTGTTTTGGTCCACCATCGCTTTAACTTCCAACTCCAACTCCAACACAAGCTGGCGTGTTTACAgcaatttccttccgtttcgcCAGCTCGCATGCAACCGTCCTCGGAAGCTTATCGTGATCGACGCCCCGCCTGACGGGCGCTAGGCTGGCGTAATGGAAGCCAGATGTGCCTGGGGTTTATCCGAATCTGGTGCGGCCAAACACCGGCACAGAAGCTAGATACTTTTAGCTTCAGCCTGAAGACGTAAGAAAACATCTCGAATTTGCGTAAGCGGtccgaacaaacaaaaacaccaagGGGATTGCATTGTTGCACATGGTGAACCGTCAAATTATATCGAACCAGAGCAGAGGCTTCGTCGAACTAAACCGTTCAGTATAATCCATCCTACTGCAAAAGAATTGCACAGATGAATCTGATTATCAGCAAACACAAATACCCTGAAACAAATAGTAGGTTACGTGCTGGCGAGCGAAGAGTGTTTCGTACCTTGAAATGAACCATGCTGACCTTTACTAATCGACAAACGGACGATTTCTAACAGCACACCAACAACAGAAACACACTCGCTCcggtcttcttcttcttcttcttcgtctgcGAGGATTTACACCAGTACGGctgttgaatccagcttcctgggccttcgccagCTACTCTGGTGATGTAGACCTCTGTGGATTAAGGACAGGCAACTAAGGCCATATGCCCCAAACACTCGCTCCGGTCAGCTTGCCTGCCGATGGGCCGTAAAACCAAACGGAGCAAACGACAACAACAGCACGGCAGATTAGAACAcccacaaaaataaaacgaaatctACTCTTACTAACcggaaaatgttaccacacttCAAATCCGATCTTGAATGTACCGTTACATTTGAcgggaaattaaaaaaaaaaagtcatagGGCATTCAAATGGCGAggatgaaacatttcacatgCCGAGTGCAAATGGGTtccgaacgaaagaaacatgCCAAACAAAGAtacatggaaaggaaaaacgttaCTAAAATAGGGTGACGTTTCAGCTACGG contains:
- the LOC131291390 gene encoding heat shock protein beta-1 isoform X1; the protein is MAENANKRNIPIKLGDFSVIDTEFSSIRERFDSEMKKMEEEMARFRSDLMNRESNFFESTFSSKKVATSSTTSNAGSSLKQPQAQSASDISSPLIQEDGDNKVLKLRFDVSQYAPEEIVVKTVDNKLLVHATHEEKTDTKSVYREYNREFLLPKGCNPELIKSSLSKDGVLTVDAPLPPQALTAGETMIPIAHN
- the LOC131291390 gene encoding heat shock protein beta-1 isoform X2, with the protein product MAENANKRNIPIKLGDFSVIDTEFSSIRERFDSEMKKMEEEMARFRSDLMNRESNFFESTSTTSNAGSSLKQPQAQSASDISSPLIQEDGDNKVLKLRFDVSQYAPEEIVVKTVDNKLLVHATHEEKTDTKSVYREYNREFLLPKGCNPELIKSSLSKDGVLTVDAPLPPQALTAGETMIPIAHN